The following are from one region of the Arcobacter defluvii genome:
- a CDS encoding AI-2E family transporter: MDAINLKNYFFYFASFVVIIAGIKMSSEVVVILFLAIFISSIFSSLLKILQKKHIPKVLSYIFILFLVILVSLMLAYVVNISLKDFITNLPVYEEKFKNLILNSIHFIQAYGVEIDKAKIMESLNFGSFFGFTTNIIGSISTFLSKFLLVVIGVAFILAESKSFQTKLRVIFRNNARKLEHFNLFSYNIQRYFVVKSFTSFLTGFIIAIMLSYFGVDYPILWGVIAMLFNFVPVVGSIIASFPAILLAIMNLDVNATIWITIFYVVINISISNILEPKLMGKELGLSPLVIFFSLIFWGYILGIVGMFLAVPITMTLKIAFDSNLGTHWLGILMSDLSRKREKNNKEA; encoded by the coding sequence ATGGATGCAATAAATTTAAAAAACTATTTTTTCTATTTTGCAAGCTTTGTTGTAATTATAGCTGGAATTAAAATGTCAAGTGAAGTAGTTGTTATACTATTTTTAGCAATTTTTATCTCTTCAATATTTTCATCTTTATTAAAGATACTGCAAAAAAAACATATACCTAAAGTTTTATCATATATATTTATTTTATTTTTAGTAATTTTAGTGAGTCTAATGTTAGCTTATGTAGTAAATATTTCATTAAAAGATTTTATTACAAATCTTCCAGTATATGAAGAAAAATTTAAAAATTTGATTTTAAATTCAATTCATTTTATACAAGCATATGGTGTTGAAATCGATAAAGCAAAAATCATGGAAAGTCTAAACTTTGGTTCTTTTTTTGGTTTTACTACAAATATCATTGGAAGTATTAGTACTTTCTTATCAAAATTTCTTTTAGTTGTAATTGGTGTAGCTTTTATTTTAGCAGAATCAAAATCTTTCCAAACAAAACTAAGAGTTATTTTTAGAAATAATGCAAGAAAACTTGAACATTTTAATCTTTTTTCATATAACATTCAAAGATACTTTGTTGTTAAATCATTTACAAGTTTTTTAACAGGTTTTATAATTGCTATTATGTTGTCATATTTCGGAGTTGATTACCCTATTTTATGGGGTGTTATTGCAATGCTTTTCAACTTTGTTCCTGTTGTTGGTTCTATTATTGCATCATTTCCTGCGATATTATTAGCAATAATGAATCTTGATGTAAATGCAACTATTTGGATTACAATTTTCTATGTTGTAATAAATATTTCAATAAGTAATATACTAGAACCAAAACTTATGGGAAAAGAACTTGGTCTTTCTCCTTTAGTTATTTTTTTCTCTTTAATTTTTTGGGGTTACATCTTAGGAATAGTAGGAATGTTCTTAGCTGTTCCAATAACAATGACTTTAAAAATTGCTTTTGATTCAAATTTAGGAACGCATTGGCTTGGAATTTTAATGTCAGATTTATCAAGAAAAAGAGAAAAAAACAATAAAGAAGCATAA